From the Deferribacterota bacterium genome, the window TGCACAAACGTGCTGTATTAGTGGTATAAATTTGCCTAACGAAGCTTATCTGCGAGATAATTATGGATCAAAAGCTGTTCAAATTGTAAATACAACAGATGCGATAAATAAGGGCTATGATAAATCTTTTGGTTCTCATGTTTTGGAGGAATTTGCCCTACCTAATGAGGTTGATTATGCTCTACAGTATGACAATGAGGCCTATAAGGTGCTTGTTTATTTTCATGAGATAACAGGTCATGGTGGCGGAAAGATGGCGCTAGGCAAAGAAGATATTAACCCCAGCGATGTAATAGGTGGTTATTATAATACATTAGAAGAGGCTAGGGCAGATTTGACTGCTTTGTGGAACATGTTAGATCCAAAGACTGCCGAAATGGGTATTTTATCAAAAGAAGCAGCAGCTGCTGGTTATAGAGATTTTGTTAGAAGTACACTTGTGATGCTAAAAGATTTTCCCAATGCTACAAAGATTCAAGAGGCACACAGAGCTGCTGAAAATATGATAGTAAGGTACCTTATGGATAATACAGAGGCTGTTAGTCAAGAGGTTATTGATGGGAAGACCTATTTTGTTGTAAATGATATAGATGGAATGAGGCAAGGTGTCTCTAAGCTTTTGGCTGAGGTTCAAAGAATAAAATCTGAGGCAGATGCAAATGCTGCAAAGAGGCTGATAGAAACCTATGGCCAATATTTGGATACTGAGCTTAGGGATGAAGTTGTTGAGAGATATAATAAGGTGAAAGAAAGATACGGTATACCACAGTACAGTGTTATGATACATTCAAGATTATATTTAGATAAAGAAGGAAAAGTTAGGGTTGACAATACTGAAAGCTTTATGGATCAGCAACTAAGGTATGATAACTTCAATGAGGTTAGTAATTAATTTTTTGAATGGTTGTTGGAATCATTTTAATCCAATAATCTTTGAGAAATTCCAAAGTTTCATAAAAAGAGGATTAAATTTATTATTTAGTATTTTT encodes:
- a CDS encoding dihydrofolate reductase, translating into AQTCCISGINLPNEAYLRDNYGSKAVQIVNTTDAINKGYDKSFGSHVLEEFALPNEVDYALQYDNEAYKVLVYFHEITGHGGGKMALGKEDINPSDVIGGYYNTLEEARADLTALWNMLDPKTAEMGILSKEAAAAGYRDFVRSTLVMLKDFPNATKIQEAHRAAENMIVRYLMDNTEAVSQEVIDGKTYFVVNDIDGMRQGVSKLLAEVQRIKSEADANAAKRLIETYGQYLDTELRDEVVERYNKVKERYGIPQYSVMIHSRLYLDKEGKVRVDNTESFMDQQLRYDNFNEVSN